One Vanessa cardui chromosome 23, ilVanCard2.1, whole genome shotgun sequence DNA segment encodes these proteins:
- the LOC124539639 gene encoding uncharacterized protein LOC124539639, whose amino-acid sequence MEPQNEGNSNLNAESRRPFTPHDTTDIFRVGVRPPPFWAEEPAVWFSQLEGNFVLSRITDDDTKFYYVTSTLEHRYAAEVKDIIISPPKTGKYERLKTELIKRLSASREKEVKQLLVHEELGDRRPSQFLRHLQRLAGPSVPDDFIKTIWISRLPTALQPIIVAQKTYDLQALADLADSLHELVPCTPQVASTSAPQSTIDSMAKQIDELTKQVKALSARSHRPRSRSRRRRSPTVQMRSQSNYRKFPLCWYHNKHGKNANKCVKPCDFKSENYQGNR is encoded by the coding sequence ATGGAACCACAAAATGAAGGTAACTCGAACTTAAATGCCGAGTCACGACGACCATTTACACCTCACGACACGACCGACATATTTCGAGTCGGAGTGCGACCACCACCGTTCTGGGCAGAAGAACCTGCAGTTTGGTTTTCACAACTGGAAGGCAATTTTGTGTTGTCGAGAATCACTGACgacgatacaaaattttattacgttactTCGACATTAGAACACCGTTACGCAGCAGAAGTGaaggatataattatttcaccACCAAAGACAGGGAAGTACGAACGACTTAAAACTGAATTAATCAAGCGTCTGTCAGCCTCGCGCGAGAAAGAGGTAAAACAATTACTTGTTCACGAAGAGTTAGGAGATCGGAGACCATCTCAGTTTCTCCGACACCTGCAAAGATTAGCAGGTCCATCAGTTCCagacgattttattaaaactatttggaTAAGTCGTCTGCCTACTGCTCTTCAACCAATTATTGTGGCTCAGAAAACTTATGACCTTCAAGCTTTGGCTGACTTAGCCGACAGCTTACATGAATTGGTACCGTGCACACCTCAAGTCGCTTCAACATCTGCTCCCCAGTCAACCATTGATTCAATGGCGAAACAAATAGATGAGCTCACAAAGCAAGTAAAAGCTCTGTCTGCTCGCAGTCACAGACCAAGATCGAGATCAAGAAGACGACGTAGCCCGACAGTACAAATGAGATCACAGTCCAACTACAGAAAATTTCCATTATGTTGGTATCACAATAAACACGGAAAGAATGCCAATAAATGTGTGAAGCCATGCGATTTTAAGTCGGAAAACTACCAAGGCAATCGGTAA